In the genome of Bufo gargarizans isolate SCDJY-AF-19 unplaced genomic scaffold, ASM1485885v1 original_scaffold_1780_pilon, whole genome shotgun sequence, one region contains:
- the LOC122923619 gene encoding serine/arginine repetitive matrix protein 2-like isoform X1 — protein MYNGIGLPTPRGSGTNGYVQRNLSSVRHKKDRIDYKSEEELKKLEGLLVKKPNQEILDHERKRKVELKCLELEEMMEEQGYSEAEIQEKVATFRLMLQEKDVTTNKEEDKLRTNVSETHQLAEANEKKNERLRAAFGISDSYVDGSSFDPNRRAAAKQQEQQQQKSYSFVADSERSRSPSPSKQKKKKKERGRSPSRSPSHKEKKSKSHKHRSSSDSKKRKERSSSPKSKRRNKDKTKRSPSGSPPRRRASSSSSDQTSPSRSRHDVLKDTRAKPIHGSNPERHRPVSPARERRKDREPSPQPASRPRNVNRSSRERSSSFSPRRGKDVRGTPETSKRDKKQRERSNAAAPDISPRSSPVPRNRSRHNSPKGRYPKEKGDRERPPRAVSPESRLSPATHKHHRNRSLSLEKESPKQKSREDSSRNEKREEKKKLSPIPKKKSSKSNGSSSSSSSSSSSSSSQSSSSSSSSSSSSSSSSSSSSESEMSDKGTKKPQAVVKENTSSRTKYDTEITVGKSAAQTRSLTGMRPDQGQRSCSPQREHKIASQKHFRSPSESPPRKGRSVTPKGKARSPSFSPPKSPKSKTSKKSPRKALSPTSPRRDSSKPSQRGRTSSQTPPRHYYDRERSRLNTKRSDKTVSDHPKTSESWSKSDRRSQPQSTGRHKRSVTRSPQSNERSRSRSTRRERSHTRSPVTGTGSRSPSLEQKRSSRYKSRQKQVQSSPRGRERSRSTSRYQRRTPSETRMVSRSRSPSSLSYTKNKSSSRTPMKRTKSRSLSPKQASVQKKTTSPKTRHRPQSSKGRSSSRSLSPVQNDLPSRNQSKRSMSRSKSPVRKKLSRIPRSPSPQTRKPEKKLDSSKRYSTSPIPRRGASRYSEQRKAKENAVKNKSSREKSSSKSPLSPRSHTSHSPKERSRIAHKEIVSPPEFKTKSKELIHAKSTVQSSESTQSPRIQHPIRGESGSSSEREFRSKSPEKEFTSRQTESRRISGSSESHSSASKSKESSGSESEYKQKSRRSRSDQKINRGSPGKTSIPSSSDQKTKSLRYPRSDSSSEREDETKSSRSRSKSSDSKIFTKNKPLLEMSSVIASKPELEQSLEKENIYRSPQSKASSPVSSPESQPRSRQTHSPSSSGSSSERQPRNEVQSTRSESSSEQPPKSRRAPRKSPELSSECQTKGKLPPQASPKLPSECEPRSKSPLSACSDSSPERQPRGKLSKSCVSSESSESRFKSSHHRASSESSPERTGPSSKASSAQHCERGTSSCTSSKSSNLASDHSNKMGATSPEHEAESRSSQHSSSRSESEVQTSQRKYDKSSESEYTNQSCRNKSISQSSPDDGTGHGHSQKSSYSRSPESASMTSQHKTSGSSDTDSRPGISKHKPRTSESEAKSSWCSSEAEGKSKPPYCKTGLYSQEDAKPTVKEHAHMLYSPSEKPQNTESSEPLSAPQEQHGGSYKECVNPAEICTAMSLCAEMNGTESQVTLTAKDKLEDQSYCGSKSSPMRSTETSIKEDIALEHVVTDEEASPRRDAKSSPAQATQKRSKRRKSSSSTSSSSSSSSSSSSTSSSSSSSTSSSSSSSSSSSSSSEDEDLVPSPAQNGISYLDLVVASPPTSREPLDSLQCDAPLSVTDDLSSRREPKSPSAQVYTPPGRSTSPMSVDETSSSNLNKVRESPETQTGCSTIREASPSPQTNVSLATSLASNICGEFQNNSSVFQVSEEYKPEESHSESPGKENVSSSQLAPPKTALSDTPSNAEQEDHEPMKQEHPHGPKRKSLSPCASKSPKSLASSKHSHSDSSSEDSSSDSSSESSSSEEHPSSDRVSRSQRVHMPDPPPIRRIPSPDRRKSPDFLRHKSSRPESFKGKEGLNRSRSSSRSSVAQREFSRTVGRESQRIRSLSRSPVRKGRSKSNTPPRHRVRTPPRAFRSRSRSRSDRFSRRNRSRSSTRRSPSWQNRRRWGRRRSPSSPRRGRSGSRSRTDRSWRSRRGDSGSSPWKGRSRSPSRYDSYRYSYGGNNSRSSPRRRSRSPYRRDRPPSYYRRDRSTSSSRNKRLRSPQRKSRSFERRVRSRSSDRYKSAQSSRVGVAKRRSRSLSVDEQSRAPRRQRRSSSPADSKSVRPRKSSLSPLRTANKKSASPKPSATPHMPPQESPHMSPFPSQQENREKSSVDQKESEGRREASAAKSNSSSHTAPAGTEQTECPKAHPTAPDIPPSSGKGEANPEMDSKMQTCSNQTAASKRATENLHGENPSSPSEANEPSEQGETFPSDKSKWPRSLSSRSDSSLQKSSPAAEAASNTKRISSQSPAEPQETEEPRRSRSSSTSSSSSSSSSSSSSSSSSSSSSSSHKANSKKGPSPIRRSRSPRKPIDSLRDSRSLSYSPAERRRVPSPPPRRRERDTRRSHGSPERKRRRESPESRYSRRRSSRSP, from the exons CGTCTCAGAAACCCATCAGCTCGCAGAGGCCAACGAGAAGAAGAATGAGCGCCTGCGCGCTGCCTTCGGGATTAGTGACAGCTACGTGGACGGGAGCAGCTTTGATCCAAACCGCAGAGCGGCAGCcaagcagcaggagcagcagcagcagaaatcCTACAG TTTTGTGGCAGACTCGGAGCGTTCACGCTCACCATCGCCAAGCAaacagaaaaagaagaaaaaggagcGTGGCCG GTCACCCAGCCGCTCCCCCAGCCACAAAGAGAAGAAGTCCAAATCCCATAAGCACAG ATCATCATCGGATTCTAAGAAGAGGAAAGAGCG GTCGTCCAGCCCAAAGAGCAAGCGCAGAAATAAAGACAAGACTAAGAG GTCCCCCAGTGGCTCTCCACCACGTAGacgtgcctcctcctcctcttcagatcagacctcGCCCAGCAG GTCCAGACACGATGTTCTGAAAGACACGCGTGCAAAACCTATTCATGGGAGCAACCCAGAAAGGCACAGACCAGTCAGCCCTGCACGAGAGCGGAGGAAAGATCGAGAGCCGAGTCCACAGCCAGCGAGCCGTCCTAGAAATGTAAAT AGAAGCAGCAGAGAGCGCTCCTCATCGTTCTCGCCTAGAAGAGGTAAAGACGTCAGAGGGACTCCAGAGACTTCGAAAAGGGATAAAAAACAGAGAGAGAGGAGTAACGCTGCTGCCCCAGACATCTCTCCAAGATCAAGCCCAGTGCCTCGAAATAGGAGCAGACATAACAGTCCAAAGGGTCGCTACCCAAAAGAGAAGGGCGACAGAGAAAGGCCACCTAGGGCTGTTTCACCTGAAAGTAGACTATCACCAGCTACTCACAAGCATCACAGGAACCGAAGTCTGTCCCTGGAGAAAGAGTCTCCAAAGCAGAAATCCAGGGAGGACTCTTCAAGAAATGAGAAAcgggaagaaaagaaaaagctTTCACCAATACCTAAGAAAAAGTCTTCAAAAAGCAATGGttcatcatcttcctcctcctcctcgtcctcctcttcctcctcccagtcctcctcctcttcttcatcgtcctcctcttcttcatcatcgtcatcatcctcctcctcagaaAGTGAAATGTCAGATAAGGGTACAAAAAAACCTCAAGCAGTTGTCAAAGAAAATACATCTTCCAGAACAAAATATGATACTGAAATTACTGTTGGAAAGTCTGCCGCACAGACAAGATCCTTAACGGGAATGCGACCAGATCAGGGTCAAAGGTCTTGTAGTCCTCAGAGAGAGCACAAGATAGCATCTCAGAAGCATTTCCGATCACCTTCTGAGAGCCCACCGAGGAAGGGTCGGTCAGTCACTCCTAAAGGCAAGGCCCGATCCCCATCTTTTtctcccccaaaaagtcccaaaagcAAAACCTCTAAAAAGTCCCCAAGAAAAGCACTGTCTCCAACCTCTCCTCGTAGAGATTCATCAAAACCTTCGCAAAGAGGGAGAACTTCCTCCCAGACACCTCCACGGCACTACTATGATAGAGAGAGATCTCGCCTGAACACTAAAAGATCTGACAAGACTGTATCAGACCACCCCAAGACAAGTGAATCTTGGTCTAAGAGTGATAGAAGATCACAGCCTCAGTCTACAGGCAGACACAAGCGTTCAGTTACTCGATCGCCTCAGAGTAATGAGAGGTCACGTTCTCGCTCTACTAGAAGGGAAAGGTCTCACACCAGGTCCCCAGTAACCGGTACAGGCTCACGTTCCCCTTCTTTAGAACAAAAGCGCAGCTCGCGGTATAAGTCTAGACAAAAGCAAGTACAGTCTTCTCCTCGTGGTAGAGAGAGGTCACGTTCAACATCAAGGTATCAAAGGAGAACACCTTCTGAAACTCGTATGGTTTCTAGATCCCGTAGCCCTAGTTCACTCTcgtatacaaaaaataaatcaagttCACGAACACCAATGAAAAGGACAAAGTCACGGTCATTGTCTCCTAAACAAGCATCTGTCCAGAAGAAGACTACTTCTCCCAAAACAAGACATAGACCACAGTCCTCCAAGGGACGATCTTCTTCACGTTCATTGTCTCCAGTACAAAATGATCTTCCTTCAAGAAATCAATCAAAACGCTCTATGTCCAGATCCAAGTCCCCTGTAAGAAAGAAGTTATCAAGAATACCTAGGTCCCCTTCACCACAAACCAGAAAACCTGAAAAGAAGTTGGACTCTAGTAAAAGATACAGTACTTCCCCAATACCCAGAAGGGGGGCTTCTAGGTATTCTGAACAAAGAAAGGCTAAAGAAAATGCTGTGAAAAATAAGTCTTCCCGTGAGAAGAGTTCATCAAAATCACCTCTTTCTCCAAGATCACACACAAGCCATTCACCTAAGGAAAGATCTAGAATTGCTCACAAGGAAATTGTGTCACCTCCTGAATTCAAAACCAAATCTAAAGAGCTGATCCATGCAAAGTCTACAGTACAATCTTCAGAAAGTACACAGTCGCCTCGGATTCAGCATCCTATTAGAGGTGAGTCTGGATCCTCTTCAGAGCGTGAATTCAGATCAAAATCGCCAGAAAAAGAGTTCACATCTAGACAAACTGAATCTAGAAGGATATCTGGTTCGAGTGAAAGCCATTCTAGTGCTTCAAAAAGCAAAGAGTCATCTGGTTCTGAATCTGAATATAAACAAAAGAGCAGGCGGTCACGTTCTGACCAGAAGATTAATCGTGGTTCCCCAGGAAAAACTAGTATTCCATCATCTTCTGACCAAAAGACGAAATCACTGCGGTACCCAAGATCTGATTCATCATCTGAGCGAGAAGATGAAACCAAATCATCTAGAAGCAGGTCCAAGAGTTCAGACAGTAAAATATTTACTAAAAATAAGCCGCTTCTTGAAATGTCTTCAGTTATTGCTTCTAAACCTGAACTTGAGCAGTCACTGGAAAAAGAGAACATATACAGGTCCCCACAGTCTAAAGCTAGTTCTCCAGTGTCTTCTCCAGAAAGCCAGCCTAGAAGTAGACAGACACATTCTCCATCTAGTTCAGGTTCATCTTCAGAAAGGCAGCCAAGAAATGAAGTACAGTCAACTAGGTCAGAATCCTCTTCAGAACAACCACCTAAAAGTCGACGTGCACCAAGAAAGAGCCCAGAGTTGTCTTCAGAATGTCAGACTAAAGGCAAACTGCCACCTCAAGCAAGTCCAAAGTTACCTTCTGAATGTGAACCTAGAAGCAAGTCACCACTAAGTGCATGCTCTGATTCCTCACCCGAACGGCAACCTAGAGGTAAACTGTCAAAATCCTGCGTAAGTTCAGAGTCATCAGAATCCAGGTTTAAATCAAGCCATCATAGAGCAAGTTCAGAGTCCTCACCTGAAAGAACTGGACCTTCAAGTAAAGCCAGCTCAGCACAACATTGTGAGCGTGGGACAAGCTCCTGTACTTCGTCAAAATCATCTAATCTTGCATCTGACCATAGCAACAAAATGGGAGCTACATCACCAGAACATGAAGCAGAGTCTAGGTCATCACAACATAGTAGTTCTAGATCGGAGTCAGAGGTCCAAACGTCTCAAAGAAAATATGATAAATCATCTGAAAGTGAATACACAAACCAATCCTGCAGAAATAAGTCAATTTCTCAGTCATCGCCTGATGATGGAACTGGACATGGACATTCTCAAAAGAGTTCTTACTCTAGATCACCTGAAAGTGCATcaatgacatcacagcacaaaACTTCTGGCTCATCAGATACTGATTCCAGACCTGGAATTTCTAAGCATAAACCTAGAACCTCTGAAAGTGAGGCAAAGTCGTCTTGGTGTTCTTCAGAAGCTGAAGGAAAATCAAAGCCTCCATATTGTAAAACTGGTTTGTATTCCCAGGAAGATGCGAAGCCTACAGTCAAGGAGCATGCTCACATGTTGTATTCTCCTTCAGAAAAACCACAGAACACTGAATCCTCTGAACCTTTGTCTGCACCACAAGAGCAGCACGGTGGGTCCTACAAAGAGTGTGTAAACCCAGCAGAGATTTGCACTgcgatgtcactgtgtgcagaaatgaatgggacagaaTCCCAAGTAACTCTAACAGCAAAGGACAAGCTGGAAGACCAGTCTTATTGTGGCTCCAAATCCTCCCCCATGAGGAGTACAGAAACCAGTATAAAGGAAGATATTGCTCTGGAACACGTGGTCACTGATGAAGAAGCTTCCCCACGAAGAGATGCTAAATCTTCTCCAGCTCAAGCAACACAAAAGAGATCCAAGCGAAGAAAATCAAGTTCTtcaacttcctcctcctcctcctcctcttcatcatcatcctctacatcatcctcatcatcatcctctacatcatcctcatcatcctcttcatcatcatcctcttcctcttctgaAGATGAGGATTTGGTTCCTTCACCTGCGCAAAATGGGATTTCATATCTTGATCTGGTTGTTGCCAGCCCCCCCACTTCACGTGAGCCCTTAGACTCCTTGCAGTGTGATGCACCTTTGTCTGTGACAGATGACCTTTCTTCCAGACGTGAACCCAAGTCCCCCTCGGCACAGGTGTATACCCCTCCTGGCAGATCTACTTCTCCAATGTCTGTTGATGAGACAAGTTCATCTAATCTGAATAAAGTAAGGGAGTCTCCTGAGACTCAGACAGGCTGCTCCACGATCCGAGAAGCTTCTCCCTCTCCCCAAACAAATGTAAGCCTAGCTACATCTCTTGCTTCTAACATATGTGGTGAGTTCCAAAATAATTCTAGTGTTTTCCAAGTGAGTGAAGAATACAAACCAGAAGAAAGTCATTCTGAATCTCCAGGTAAAGAGAATGTCTCCAGCTCACAGTTGGCCCCACCCAAGACTGCTTTGTCTGATACTCCATCTAATGCAGAGCAAGAAGACCATGAACCCATGAAGCAGGAACATCCTCATGGCCCTAAAAGAAAGTCTTTGTCACCATGTGCTAGTAAAAGCCCCAAGTCCCTGGCTTCTTCAAAACATAGTCACTCAGATTCCTCTTCAGAGGACAGCAGTTCTGACTCATCGAGTGAAAGCAGCTCTTCAGAAGAGCACCCATCTTCTGACCGTGTGTCACGCTCTCAAAGGGTGCACATGCCAGATCCACCACCAATAAGGCGCATTCCATCACCAGACCGAAGGAAGTCTCCTGACTTCCTGAGGCACAAATCTTCAAGGCCTGAGTCCTTTAAAGGGAAAGAAGGACTTAATCGTTCACGTTCCTCATCTAGGTCTTCAGTTGCACAGCGAGAATTCTCGCGCACTGTGGGGAGGGAATCGCAAAGAATAAGATCTCTATCACGTTCACCTGTTCGTAAAGGTAGGTCTAAGTCTAATACGCCACCAAGACACCGAGTAAGAACACCGCCTAGAGCATTTAGGTCTCGTTCAAGGTCAAGATCAGACAGGTTCTCTCGTAGAAATCGTTCACGATCATCTACAAGACGTTCACCCTCCTGGCAAAACCGTAGAAGATGGGGACGTCGCAGATCTCCATCGTCCCCCAGAAGAGGCCGCTCAGGTTCTCGCTCCCGTACTGACCGTTCGTGGCGTTCTCGTCGTGGGGATTCTGGATCTTCACCTTGGAAGGGAAGGTCACGATCCCCATCAAGATATGATTCTTATCGCTACTCTTATGGAGGTAATAATTCGCGATCTTCCCCAAGAAGAAGATCGAGATCGCCTTACAGGCGTGATAGGCCTCCTAGTTATTATCGTCGGGACAGATCCACCTCCTCATCTAGAAATAAAAGACTCAGATCACCACAGAGAAAGTCACGCTCATTTGAGAGAAGAGTGCGGTCGAGATCTTCTGATAGATATAAAAGTGCGCAGAGCAGCAGAGTTGGAGTTGCTAAAAGGCGCAGCCGTTCATTATCTGTGGATGAACAGTCACGAGCTCCTAGGAGGCAGAGACGGTCCTCATCTCCAGCAGACAGTAAATCTGTGCGACCCCGCAAAAGCTCTCTTTCACCATTAAGGACTGCAAATAAAAAGTCGGCCAGCCCTAAACCTTCTGCTACCCCTCATATGCCTCCCCAGGAGAGTCCCCACATGTCCCCATTTCCGTCACAACAGGAGAATCGTGAGAAGTCCTCTGTAGACCAGAAAGAGTCTGAGGGCAGAAGAGAAGCTTCAGCGGCAAAGAGCAATTCCTCTTCACACACAGCACCGGCTGGGACTGAACAGACTGAATGTCCTAAAGCACACCCCACTgccccggacatccctccatccTCTGGGAAAGGAGAGGCTAATCCTGAAATGGACTCAAAGATGCAGACTTGCAGCAACCAAACGGCAGCATCAAAACGTGCTACAGAAAACCTACATGGAGAAAACCCCTCATCTCCAAGCGAAGCAAATGAGCCTTCAGAACAAGGAGAGACCTTCCCCTCGGATAAGAGTAAATGGCCAAGGAGTTTGTCTTCACGGTCCGATTCCAGCCTCCAAAAATCCTCACCAGCTGCCGAAGCGGCCTCAAATACAAAAAG GATCTCCAGTCAATCACCAGCTGAGCCTCAGGAGACAGAGGAACCACGAAGATCCCGCAGCTCGAGTAcatcatcttcttcctcctcaaGTTCTTCATCCAgctcttcttcctcatcctcttcatcgtccTCTTCATCTCACAAGGCCAACAGTAAGAAGGGGCCCTCTCCGATCAGAAG ATCGCGGAGTCCCCGTAAACCCATCGACTCGCTGAGAGATTCCCGTTCCCTGAGCTATTCTCCTGCTGAGCGACGACGCGTTCCGTCTCCCCCGCCCCGCAGGAG GGAGCGTGATACCAGACGAAGCCACGGCTCCCCAGAAAGGAAGCGCAGGAGAGAGTCCCCGGAGTCTCGGTACTCGCGCCGGAGATCCTCCAG GTCACCCTGA